Within the Corallococcus exiguus genome, the region GCGGACTACAAGAACATCTTCCAGTACCAGCTCTGGGGGGAGAAACGCGTGGTGCTGGTGCCGCCCACGTCGTCGCGGAAGATCCTGCCCATGCGTAACAACAGCGCGCTCAGCCCGGAAGGACTCAGCCAGGAGGAGAACGACAACTTCGTGCGTTACGTGGGGGGTTATCAGGCGGTGGTGCGCACCGGCGAGACGCTCTTCATGCCCGCCCTGATGTGGCACTACTTCGAGTACATGGACACCAGCATGGCGCTGACCATGCGCTTCCGCCGCAACCGGTACCTGCGCTTCCTGGCGGACAACTTCCACACCGACTACCGCCTCCAGCACATCGCCTGGAAGCTGGCGAACGAGCGGGGAGTGGACGAGCAGGGCCGCAAGGCCTTCGCGCGGCTGGAGGCGGAGTTCCTCAAGCCCATGGACAACCCCGTGGAGAAGGCCAACCACCTCCAGCAGGTAGTCAATGACATCTACGCCAGCTTCTGCACGGACGGCCTGAAGGGAGACCTGAGCCGTCCCTTCCTGGAAGAGATTCGCGGGGCCATCCGGAGCATGGATGTCCTGGCGGGTTCCCTGTATTCAGACGAGCGCCCCACGGCTTGAGTTGGCTTTGAGGGCTGGCGCCCGCCCAATCCCTTGCATCGGCGGGGGATGGGGTGGGCGCCGGACCT harbors:
- a CDS encoding cupin-like domain-containing protein, with product MYENIERIKAPTREVFLDEYVRKQKPVIITNLFEGQPISRLSSLEIARKELGDMPVVVQEGHEEYFTRMLSMLISKDFTFSDIGKNQSTVNGYLEMVAKDPDSRLVCAEVPRSMIQKVEAGYTIPEYCQPDPGEPDEYMSMLWLGNTGNFTHMHFDADYKNIFQYQLWGEKRVVLVPPTSSRKILPMRNNSALSPEGLSQEENDNFVRYVGGYQAVVRTGETLFMPALMWHYFEYMDTSMALTMRFRRNRYLRFLADNFHTDYRLQHIAWKLANERGVDEQGRKAFARLEAEFLKPMDNPVEKANHLQQVVNDIYASFCTDGLKGDLSRPFLEEIRGAIRSMDVLAGSLYSDERPTA